One genomic window of Cinclus cinclus chromosome 6, bCinCin1.1, whole genome shotgun sequence includes the following:
- the LOC134045690 gene encoding inositol 1,4,5-trisphosphate receptor-interacting protein-like 1: MIILILFWLVQWICHYISVHPDEDLNQQRTQMLQELAHRTMEPSVSFGGAVLSTALQQWLFWAIAGTLVMLLALCWWLKRRICGVDSSRDSESEGSEEENPTEMNMIWIFSRRFQLSVPKLTSRRRVVQELLSDLLQVSHSLFSDSFFLVLEPVIGVGSACEGWSPHKEEDVIYCMFVPLKPPPGHAFHLEPDTMGEMPQTGMRIRVEQVCTCTGEQADQNILCFLHHSEEELKRNQVTSLLHTLCTGPYLDGEKIALWFQTFVVSAWSVVPQSCHYSMKVLPSCRSCKMKLTKASGTSFFVEMVFSVQQDGSDIFLSSQPTEAQLPPSTTWLESYAVAEAKFFRQVAMQAPPHSCHLKCLRLCARLLEGSGISIYALKTTVMHLLTLIPLSEWQHKYLLMRVDDIMHYLRCCLEEKRLKHFFFGNEDMPEEISLPPDFQEAQPLNLFQHLAQNPATQTEALKEFDELQYYLYFGF; this comes from the coding sequence ATGATCATACTAATCCTCTTCTGGCTTGTGCAATGGATCTGCCATTACATCAGTGTGCACCCAGATGAGGACCTCAACCAGCAGAGGACTCagatgctgcaggagctggcccACAGGACCATGGAGCCAAGTGTCAGCTTTGGGGGAGCTGTGCTCTCAACTGCCCTACAACAATGGCTGTTCTGGGCCATTGCTGGAACCCTGGTGATGCTCTTGGCACTCTGCTGGTGGCTCAAGAGAAGGATCTGTggggtggacagcagcagggactcAGAGAGTGAAGGAAGTGAGGAAGAAAATCCTACTGAGATGAATATGATCTGGATCTTTTCAAGACGCTTCCAGTTGTCAGTGCCAAAGCTGACCTCCAGGAGACGGgtggtgcaggagctgctgagtgaCCTTCTCCAAGTCTCCCATAGTCTCTTTTCAGACAGCTTCTTCCTGGTGCTGGAACCAGTCATTGGGGTGGGCAGCGCCTGTGAAGGATGGAGTCCCCATAAGGAGGAGGATGTTATCTACTGCATGTTTGTGCCCCTGAAGCCTCCCCCTGGGCATGCCTTCCACCTGGAACCAGACACCATGGGGGAGATGCCACAGACGGGCATGCGCATCCGAGTGGAGCAGGTGTGCACTTGCACTGGGGAACAGGCTGACCAGAACATACTGTGCTTCCTCCACCACTCTGAGGAGGAGCTGAAGAGAAATCAGGTGACCAGCCTTCTACACACGCTCTGCACTGGCCCTTACCTAGACGGGGAGAAAATTGCGCTCTGGTTCCAGACGTTTGTGGTCTCAGCCTGGTCAGTGGTGCCTCAGTCCTGTCACTACAGCATGAAGGTGCTTCCCTCCTGCCGCTCCTGCAAGATGAAGCTGACGAAAGCCTCTGGGACAAGCTTTTTTGTGGAGATGGTATTTAGTGTGCAGCAAGATGGCTCAGACATCTTCCTGAGCAGCCAACCTACAGAGGCCCAATTGCCCCCAAGCACGACATGGCTGGAGAGCTATGCTGTGGCAGAGGCAAAGTTCTTCAGGCAGGTCGCCATGCAGGCCCCACCCCACAGCTGCCACCTCAAATGCCTGCGGCTCTGTGCTCGCCTTCTGGAGGGCTCAGGCATTTCTATTTATGCCTTGAAAACCACGGTCATGCACCTCCTGACCTTGATCCCTCTGTCAGAATGGCAGCACAAATATCTCCTGATGCGGGTGGATGACATCATGCACTACCTGCGCTGTTGCTTAGAGGAGAAACGCCTCAAGCACTTCTTTTTTGGCAATGAGGACATGCCTGAGGAGATTTCCTTGCCCCCAGACTTCCAAGAAGCACAGCCCCTAAACCTCttccagcacctggcacagaATCCAGCCACCCAGACTGAGGCATTGAAGGAGTTTGATGAGCTGCAATATTACCTCTACTTTGGGTTCTGA